The Corallococcus soli genome segment CCTGACCCCCGAGCGCTTCACCGTGAAGAACCCGGAGCACCTCGCGCTGGCCGAGCAGGTGCGGGGGCTCCTGGCCCAGGCAGGGCTGATGAAGCCCCTGGCTCCCTGAGCTACGGGAGACGCGCTCAGGCGGTGGCCTTGCGCGCCGCCCGGCGGGCCGCGATGCGCTCCTGGACGCCGTGCACCAGCGCGTAGAACGTGGGCAGGGCCAGCAGCGTGAAGAGGGTGGAGGTCACGAGCCCTCCCACCATCACCACCGCCAGCGGCCGTTCGATCTCCGTGCCGTGCAGCGGCAGCACCAGCAGGGGCAGCAGGCCGAGGATCGCCGTGCCCGCCGTCATCAGCTTGGGCCTCACCCGGCCCAGGCTCGCTTCGCGCACGGCTTCCGGAAAGGGCTTGCCCCGCGCAAGCAGGTCCTTCGTCTGCGACACGAGCACCAGGCCGTTCTGCACCGCGATGCCGAACAGGCCGATGAGGCCCACGAGGCTGGACACGTTCCATGTCTCTCCGGCGATGAGCAACGCTAGGATGCCGCCCACGAACGCATCCGGCAGCGTCGCCAGGATGACCAGCGCCTCCGCCACCGAATCCAGCGCCAGGTACAGCAGGACGAACACCGCCAGCAGCGCCACCGCGATGGCCACCATCAGTGACTGCGCCGCGCGCTCCTGGCTCTCCACCTTGCCGCCCACGTCCACGAAGTAGCCCGTGGGCAGCTTCAGCTGCGTGTCCAGCACCTCGCGCAGCTCCGCCGCCGTGCCGCCCAGGTCCCGGCCGGACACCCCCGCCTCCACCGCGATGCGCCGGCTGCCCGCCTCCCGCCGCACGCTGCCCGCGCCGAACGTCTCTTCAATCGTCGCCAGCTGGCCCAGCGGGATGCGCGTGCCGTCGTGCCCGTCCACCAGCAGGTTGCGCAGCGCATTCACGTCCCCCCGGCGATGATCCGCCAGCTTCAACACCAGGTCGTAGCGCCGCTGGCCCTTCCAGATCTGCGCGGCCTCCTCGCCCACCAGTCCCACGCGCACCGCCTTGATGACGTCCCCGGGCGTCAGCCCCACCCGGGCCACCGCGGCGCGGTTCACCTGGATGCGCAGCTGCGGCAGCCCGCTCAGCTTCTCCACCCGCAGGTCCTCCACGCCCTCCACCTTCGCCATCAGCGCGCGCGTGCGCTCCGCGAGCGACGCCAGCGTGTCCAGGTCCGGCCCGAAGATGCGCACGGACAGGTCCGCCGGGCTGCCGCCCAGCCCCTCGTCGATGCGCATCCCCAATGGCGTGGTGAAGAGCGCGGACACGCCCGGCACCTTCCCCACCGCCTCGCGCATCCGGGCCTCCAGCGCCTCCCGGTTTCCGACGACGTCCTTCTTCAGCACCACCAGCACGTCGGAGAGGGTGTGCGGCATCGGGTCCTCGGTGCGCTCGGCGCGGCCCGTGCGGCGCACCACGTCGTCCACCTCCGGGAACTCCCGCAGCACGTCCTCCACCCGGTGGTTGAGCCGGTCCACCTCGTCCAGCGACGCCTCCGGCGGCAGCACCGTCTGGAGCAGGAAGGCGCCCTCGTCCAACCGGGGCATGAAGTCGCTGCCCACCATGAACGCCAACCCCAACGCGGGCACCGTGATGGCCAGCGCCACCACGCGCACCAGCCCCGCCCGTCGCATGCAGGCATCCAGCAGCGGCGCGTACACGGCCTTCGCCTTGCGGATGATCCACACGTCCTCCGGCTCGCCCTCGCGCGGGGCCCGCAGGAGGAGCCCCGACACCACCGGCACCAGCGTGAGCGCCAGCGCGAGTGACGCGGCCAGGCACGCCACCACGGCCGCCGCGAGCGGCTGGTACATGCGGCCCTCGATGCCCGTCATCGCGAACAGCGGGATGAACACCGACACGACGATGAGCGTGGCGAAGGCGATGGGCCGTCCCACCTCCAGCGCCGCGTGCAGCGCCTCGTCGCGCACCGCGCGGCGGCCCTTGCCCTCGCGCAGGTCGTGGATGACGTTCTCCACGACGATGATGGCCGCGTCCACCAGCAGGCCCACCGCGATGGCCAGCCCTCCCAGCGTCATCGTGTTCAACCCGACGCCCGCCGCCTTCAGCAGCAGCCCCGCCAGCGCCAGCGACAGGGGCAGGGTGAGCGTGACGATGAGCGCCGCCCTCCAGTCCCCCAGCATGAGGAAGAGCACCAGCACCACCAGGAACGCGCCCAGCAGGATGGCCCGGCCCACGCCCCCCAGCGCGGAGCCCACCAGCTCCGACTGATCGTAGACGACGCGCAGCTGCACCCCCGGCGGCAGCGAGCGGCGCAGCTCCTCGATGGCCGCGCGCACCCCCTGCGTCACCCGCACCGTGTCCGCGCCGAACTGCTTGCTCACGCGGCAGCTCACCACCTCGCCCTTGAGCCGGTGGGCCAGGCCCCGCCGGGGCGCCGGGGCCTCGCGCACGTCGGCCACGTCCCCCAGCAGCACCGGCGTGTCGGCGCGCAGCGCGACCACGGTGTTGTTCAGGTCCTCCACCGTCTCCGCGCGGCCCATGGCGCGCACGGTCCACTCCATGGGGCCCTGCACCACGAAGCCCCCGGAGGCGTTGATGCTGGCGCCCTCCAGGCCGTGCTGCACGTCGTTGAGCGTGATGCCTCGCGCGACGAGCTGATCCGGATCCAACAGCACCTGGAACTGGCGCAGGTAGCCGCCCAGCCGCTCCACGCCCGCGACCCCGGGCACCGCGAGCAGCCGGTTCTTGATGTCGAACTCCGCCAGGTCCCGGAGCGTCATCAGGTCCGCGCTGCCGGGCTCCGCCTCCAGCGTGAACTCGAAGACTTCATTCAGCCGTCCGGTGAGGCTGGACACGAGCGGCGCGTCGGTGCCGGCCGGCAGCTCCGCCTGCGCCTGGGCCACCCGCTCCACGATGTACTGGCGGCTGCGGAAGTAGTCCGCGTCCGGTTCGAACTCCACCGTCACCTGCGTGACGCCCAGCTGGGAGGTGGAGCGGATGCGGCGCACGTCGGGCAGGCCCGCCAGCGCCACCTCCATGGGGATGGCCACGGAGGTCTCCAGCTCCTCGGCGCCCATGGCCGGGTTCTGCACGATGATGTTGAAGATGGGCGCGGACAGGTCCGGGAACACGTCCTGCCGCAGGTTCTTCAGCGCCACCGCGCCAAACGCCGCCAGCGCCAGGACGAGCACCACCGTCAAACCAGGACGGGCGAACGACGCGGTGAGGATGCGCCCCGTCAGCGATGCGCGGGGATCAGTGGCCATGGTCGTCGCCCCCGCCCCTGGACTTCTCCACCTCGGCCTTGAGCAGGAAGGCGCCGTCCACCACCACCTGCTCTCCGACGGAGAGCCCCGACAGCACCTCCACCAGCGCGCCCACGCTGCGCCCCCGGCCCACCTCGCGCTGCTCGAAGACGCCGGGCTCCTTCATGGGGATGAAGGCCACCCAGCCGTTCTCCAGCCGCTGGAGCGCCGCCGCCGGCACCGCCGTGAGCGTGGCGTCCGAATCCCCCAGCGGCACGGACGCCGTCGCGGACATGCCTGGCCGCAGCAGCCCCTTGCTGTTGTCCAGCTCCAGGCGGACGGGGATGGTCCGGCTGGAGGGGTCCACCTGCTGCCCCACGTGGCCCACCTTCGCGGGGAACTCCTGGCCCGGGAACGCGGCGAAGGTGACGCGCGCCTCGGCGCCGGGCTTCAGGCGCACCGCGTCCCGCTCGAAGGCGTGCGCGATGAGCCACAGCGACGACAGGTCCCCGATGCGGAAGAGCGGCTGGGAAGGGTCCGCCATCTGCCCCAGCCGCGCCGCGCGCTCGATGACCGTCCCGTCGATGGGGGCCTTGAGCACGAAGTTCGGGGCGCCGTCGCTGGAGGCGCCGCTTGCGCCCAGGGACGTCAGGGAGGCCTTCGCGGCGGCGACCTCCGCCTCCGACGCGGCGGCCTCCGCTTCGGCGGCCTGCACGTCCTTGCGCGCGACGATGCGCTCGTCGGCGAGCAGGCGCTTGCGGTCCGCGGCCTGCCTCGCGGCGGTGGCGCGGGCCTGGGCGGCCTGGAGCTCCGCGCGGGCCCGGCCCAGCTCCGGACTCTGGAGGTCCGCCAGCCGCTGGCCCTGCTTCACCGCCTGGCCCGTGGTGACGACGACGGCGGCCACCCGTGCGGGCACCGGCGTGGACACCTCCGCGTAGGCGTCCTCGCTGAAGGTCAGCTCCCCCAGCACGGTGACGCTCTCCCCACCGGGGCGGGCCTCCACCTTCGCGGTGGTGACGCGCAGGTCCCGGAGCATCTCCTGGGGGATGTGCACGTGGACCTCGTCCTCGGGCTCGTCGTGGGACTTCGACGGGGCCGCGGGGTCGTGTCCCTCCTCGTGCGCGTCGTCGTGTCCAGGCTTGTTGGCCTTGCAGGAGGCGAGGCCCACGACGAGGACGGTCAGCAGCAGCAGGGGGGACTTCATGGCGTGACTCCCTGTTCCATCGCGTATCGCACCCGGGCAAGGGCGAGCTCCAGCAGGCTGTCCAGCCACGCCGTCCGCGCCTCCAGCGTGTCGCGGCGGATGAGCATGAAGCCCGCGAGATCCAGCTCCCCGGCGTCGTAGGAGCGCCGCGCGAGCGCTTCGTTGTCGGTGAGCAGCGGCAGCGCTTCGGTCTCCAGCAGCTCCAGCGCATCCAGGCGCGCGCTGTAGCGGTGTCCCGCCACGGAGATCTGGTTCGATACGGCCAGTCGCGCGACCTTCAGCAAACCCGTGATGCGGCCTTCCTCGGCCTCTGCCCTGGCGCGCGCCTCCTGCCCCCGGCTGAAGACGGGCAGCGGCACGCTGAGGGTTCCCAGGAGGGCCGTCTCGGCCGCCTCGCGCTGGTAGCGCACGCCCAGGGTCACGTCCGGCAGCGCCTCGCGCCGACCCAGGCTGGCGGTGGCCCGGGCCTGCGTGTGTTCCTCCTCCAGGGCCGTGAGGTCGGCGCGCTCCAGCGTCTTGCCCCCGGGCCTGGGGAGCGGCGCCAGCGCGAGCGTCCTCAGGTCACCCTGGACGCCAGGAACTTCTGGGATGGAGGCCCCCCCCAGCAGGGCGCGCAGCTCCGACATCAAGGCCTCCGCCTCTCCCATGGCGATCGCCTGCTCCGCCCGGGCCCGCGCCCGGGCGACCCGCGCCACGTTGACGTCCACCACCGGCACGTCTCCGGCTTCGAAGCGGCGCTCGGTGGCGTGGACGGTGTCGTGCAATGCCACCACGGAGGCACCCGCCAGCTTCACGCGCTCCTGGGCGTGGAGCACGCGCAGGAAGCACGCGGCCACCTCGCCCAGGGTGAGCCGTTCGGCGTCGCGCAGCGCGGCCTCCTCGCGTGAGAGGCCCGCCCGCGCGGCCTCCCGGCGCAGGCCCTGCTGGCCGCCAATCTCCAAAGGCTGCGAAAGCCCCACCGCGAGGTCCAACCCCCGCGCGCCCGTGACGAGCCGCCGTGGACCCGCCTGGACGTCGAGCTGTGGATTGCCGCGCAGCAGCGGCGCGGCGCCCGCCACCGCCCCCCTGGCGGCCTGGACATGGGCGCGGGCCTCCATCAGGGCGGGAGCCCGCTCCCGGGCCAGGGCCAGGGTTGCTTCGAAGGTGAGGACGGGACCTCGCCGCAGCGGCTGGATGCTGAGCGAAGGGGCCGAGGACGCGCCAGCAGGGCACGTCACGAGCAGGGCGGCGGCGAGCCCGAAGGCGGCCGTCGCGGAACGGGTGGACACGGGAGGGACCTCTGGACAGGCGGGCACCGCGCGCCAGCGGTCCCGGTCTGGGGCCGGGCACACCGGGGGCGGAGCGCGTGCGGAAGACGACGGACGCGGGGCCTAGACCAGGGAGGCTATCGGGACGTGCTGGATGTCATCCGCTTCAGCGGATGACGGTTCGGCGTCCTCGAGCGTGATGCGACAGGCGCGGGGTGGGGGAATCACGAAGCCCGGCGGCGCGGCGGCGACGGCCAGGGGCTTCACGTGGCTGCAACAGGCGCAGTCCACGCAGGTGGGTGCGCACTGTCCATGGGCGTCGTCATCCGAGCACCCCGTGACACAGATTTCCGACGGCGCCGGTCCGAAGACGTGCGCGAGCCCGCCTCCCGCCGGAGCGAGGATCATCAGGCAGATGAAGAGCCAGAGTCGGAGCACCGGGCAGCTTCCTAGCACGGCCCGGCGCGACTTCACACACAGGCAGGCGCGGGAGCGCTCCAAAGCAACGCTTCAGGAGCGCCCGCCAGCACCCGGTCCGTCTCAGGTGCCGATGCCCTTGCGCAGCCGGTTCCAGTCGAAGTTGGCCGCCGGGTCGTCCTTGCGGCCCTTGGGCACCGCGATGTCCTTGTGCCCGAGGATGTTGCCCGCCGGCACCTTGTACTCCTGCTTGAGGTAGCCCACGAGCTGGGTGAGGGA includes the following:
- a CDS encoding efflux RND transporter permease subunit, producing the protein MATDPRASLTGRILTASFARPGLTVVLVLALAAFGAVALKNLRQDVFPDLSAPIFNIIVQNPAMGAEELETSVAIPMEVALAGLPDVRRIRSTSQLGVTQVTVEFEPDADYFRSRQYIVERVAQAQAELPAGTDAPLVSSLTGRLNEVFEFTLEAEPGSADLMTLRDLAEFDIKNRLLAVPGVAGVERLGGYLRQFQVLLDPDQLVARGITLNDVQHGLEGASINASGGFVVQGPMEWTVRAMGRAETVEDLNNTVVALRADTPVLLGDVADVREAPAPRRGLAHRLKGEVVSCRVSKQFGADTVRVTQGVRAAIEELRRSLPPGVQLRVVYDQSELVGSALGGVGRAILLGAFLVVLVLFLMLGDWRAALIVTLTLPLSLALAGLLLKAAGVGLNTMTLGGLAIAVGLLVDAAIIVVENVIHDLREGKGRRAVRDEALHAALEVGRPIAFATLIVVSVFIPLFAMTGIEGRMYQPLAAAVVACLAASLALALTLVPVVSGLLLRAPREGEPEDVWIIRKAKAVYAPLLDACMRRAGLVRVVALAITVPALGLAFMVGSDFMPRLDEGAFLLQTVLPPEASLDEVDRLNHRVEDVLREFPEVDDVVRRTGRAERTEDPMPHTLSDVLVVLKKDVVGNREALEARMREAVGKVPGVSALFTTPLGMRIDEGLGGSPADLSVRIFGPDLDTLASLAERTRALMAKVEGVEDLRVEKLSGLPQLRIQVNRAAVARVGLTPGDVIKAVRVGLVGEEAAQIWKGQRRYDLVLKLADHRRGDVNALRNLLVDGHDGTRIPLGQLATIEETFGAGSVRREAGSRRIAVEAGVSGRDLGGTAAELREVLDTQLKLPTGYFVDVGGKVESQERAAQSLMVAIAVALLAVFVLLYLALDSVAEALVILATLPDAFVGGILALLIAGETWNVSSLVGLIGLFGIAVQNGLVLVSQTKDLLARGKPFPEAVREASLGRVRPKLMTAGTAILGLLPLLVLPLHGTEIERPLAVVMVGGLVTSTLFTLLALPTFYALVHGVQERIAARRAARKATA
- a CDS encoding TolC family protein, yielding MSTRSATAAFGLAAALLVTCPAGASSAPSLSIQPLRRGPVLTFEATLALARERAPALMEARAHVQAARGAVAGAAPLLRGNPQLDVQAGPRRLVTGARGLDLAVGLSQPLEIGGQQGLRREAARAGLSREEAALRDAERLTLGEVAACFLRVLHAQERVKLAGASVVALHDTVHATERRFEAGDVPVVDVNVARVARARARAEQAIAMGEAEALMSELRALLGGASIPEVPGVQGDLRTLALAPLPRPGGKTLERADLTALEEEHTQARATASLGRREALPDVTLGVRYQREAAETALLGTLSVPLPVFSRGQEARARAEAEEGRITGLLKVARLAVSNQISVAGHRYSARLDALELLETEALPLLTDNEALARRSYDAGELDLAGFMLIRRDTLEARTAWLDSLLELALARVRYAMEQGVTP
- a CDS encoding efflux RND transporter periplasmic adaptor subunit; the protein is MKSPLLLLTVLVVGLASCKANKPGHDDAHEEGHDPAAPSKSHDEPEDEVHVHIPQEMLRDLRVTTAKVEARPGGESVTVLGELTFSEDAYAEVSTPVPARVAAVVVTTGQAVKQGQRLADLQSPELGRARAELQAAQARATAARQAADRKRLLADERIVARKDVQAAEAEAAASEAEVAAAKASLTSLGASGASSDGAPNFVLKAPIDGTVIERAARLGQMADPSQPLFRIGDLSSLWLIAHAFERDAVRLKPGAEARVTFAAFPGQEFPAKVGHVGQQVDPSSRTIPVRLELDNSKGLLRPGMSATASVPLGDSDATLTAVPAAALQRLENGWVAFIPMKEPGVFEQREVGRGRSVGALVEVLSGLSVGEQVVVDGAFLLKAEVEKSRGGGDDHGH